Proteins from one Elgaria multicarinata webbii isolate HBS135686 ecotype San Diego chromosome 3, rElgMul1.1.pri, whole genome shotgun sequence genomic window:
- the SOX9 gene encoding transcription factor SOX-9 encodes MNLLDPFMKMTEEQEKCLSGAPSPTMSDDSAGSPCPSGSGSDTENTRPQENTFPKTDQDLKKESDEDKFPVCIREAVSQVLKGYDWTLVPMPVRVNGSSKNKPHVKRPMNAFMVWAQAARRKLADQYPHLHNAELSKTLGKLWRLLNESEKRPFVEEAERLRVQHKKDHPDYKYQPRRRKSVKNGQAEQEEGSEQTHISPNAIFKALQADSPQSSSSMSEVHSPGEHSGQSQGPPTPPTTPKTDVQPGKQDLKREGRPLQEGGRQPPHIDFRDVDIGELSSDVISTIETFDVNEFDQYLPPNGHPGVPATHGQPGQVTYTGSYGISSTTASPAGAGHVWMSKQQQQPPQPPQPPSQQPPSQAQQAPQPPPQQHTLTTLSSEPGQAQQRTHIKTEQLSPSHYSEQQQHSPQQISYSSFNLQHYSSSYPTITRSQYDYTDHQSSNAYYSHAASQSASLYSTFTYMNPTQRPMYTPIADTTGVPSIPQTHSPQHWEQPVYTQLTRP; translated from the exons ATGAATCTCCTCGACCCCTTCATGAAGATGACAGAAGAGCAGGAGAAGTGTCTGTCTGGCGCTCCCAGCCCCACCATGTCAGACGACTCCGCCGGCTCTCCTTGCCCTTCGGGGTCCGGATCGGACACGGAGAACACCAGACCCCAAGAGAACACCTTCCCCAAAACCGACCAGGACCTGAAGAAAGAAAGCGACGAGGACAAGTTCCCGGTTTGCATCCGAGAAGCCGTCAGCCAGGTCCTGAAGGGTTATGACTGGACCCTGGTGCCCATGCCGGTGCGGGTCAACGGATCCAGTAAAAACAAGCCCCACGTCAAGCGGCCCATGAACGCCTTCATGGTGTGGGCTCAGGCCGCCCGGAGGAAGCTGGCGGACCAGTATCCCCACCTGCACAACGCGGAGCTGAGCAAGACGCTGGGGAAACTCTGGAG GTTATTGAATGAGAGTGAGAAACGCCCATTTGTGGAAGAGGCTGAACGGCTGAGGGTACAACATAAAAAGGATCATCCAGATTATAAGTACCAGCCACGAAGGAGAAAGTCGGTCAAGAATGGGCAGGCTGAGCAAGAGGAAGGATCAGAGCAAACCCACATCTCCCCTAACGCGATCTTCAAGGCCCTGCAGGCGGATTCTCCCCAGTCTTCATCCAGCATGAGTGAAGTGCATTCTCCTGGAGAACATTCTG GGCAATCTCAAGGGCCACCTACCCCTCCCACTACCCCTAAAACAGATGTCCAGCCTGGGAAGCAGGACCTCAAGCGAGAAGGCCGCCCACTGCAAGAAGGAGGGAGGCAACCACCCCATATTGACTTCCGAGACGTGGACATCGGCGAGCTCAGCAGCGACGTCATCTCCACCATCGAGACTTTCGACGTCAATGAGTTTGACCAGTATCTCCCACCCAATGGCCATCCAGGTGTTCCAGCTACTCACGGCCAGCCAGGCCAAGTCACCTACACCGGCAGCTACGGAATCAGCAGTACGACCGCTTCACCGGCTGGTGCTGGGCACGTCTGGAtgtccaagcagcagcagcagccgccccaGCCACCCCAGCCTCCATCTCAACAGCCGCCATCCCAAGCTCAGCAAGCACCCCAGCCACCGCCCCAGCAGCATACCCTAACCACCCTGAGTAGCGAGCCAGGGCAGGCCCAGCAGAGGACACACATCAAGACCGAGCAGCTCAGCCCCAGTCATTACagcgagcagcagcagcattcgcCTCAGCAGATCAGCTACAGCTCCTTCAACCTCCAGCACTACAGCTCCTCCTACCCAACCATCACTCGCTCGCAGTACGACTACACAGACCACCAGAGCTCCAACGCCTACTACAGTCATGCTGCCAGCCAGAGCGCCAGCCTCTATTCCACATTCACGTACATGAACCCCACCCAGAGGCCCATGTACACGCCCATCGCAGACACCACAGGGGTGCCTTCCATTCCTCAGACCCACAGCCCACAGCACTGGGAACAGCCCGTCTACACGCAGCTCACTAGACCATAA